In a genomic window of Amblyomma americanum isolate KBUSLIRL-KWMA chromosome 4, ASM5285725v1, whole genome shotgun sequence:
- the LOC144128023 gene encoding uncharacterized protein LOC144128023 isoform X3, whose product MPTDVARVCSTHFVGNCISNMSGHPSYIPTIFPPVYKKKAPDRERTQRCQRRLIQAASSRLHSIKKRRLPQTTKVSVPTAPTLDDSVSADETEEEHGHQMDCSDKFEDDGMLTSDTDDLQSPTTGGLSLVTKADVACQTESSATGKLTIFLSMTNCDEASAQVTHTEQTNQVTRTDGSWRRRCGFQGFNSLQGNEETLQDVCGVTLPVYSLLLNLLPTSWYKSTDVTRTSIETWTGMQDPWWNCMDMTNN is encoded by the exons ATGCCTACAGACGTGGCACGAGTTTGCAGCACTCATTTTGTGGGCAACTGCATAAGTAATATGAGTGGCCATCCCTCGTACATTCCAACTATTTTTCCACCTGTGTACAAAAAGAAAGCACCCGACCGAGAAAGGACGCAAAG GTGTCAGCGGCGCTTGATTCAGGCAGCTTCATCTAGGCTACACAGTATAAAAAAGAGACGTTTACCACAAACCACCAAAGTGTCAGTGCCAACAGCACCTACACTCGACGATTCAGTCAGTGCAGACGAGACCGAAGAGGAACATGGACACCAAATGGACTGCAGTGACAAATTTGAAGACGATGGGATGCTAACAAGTGACACGGATGATCTGCAGTCTCCTACTACAGGAGGCCTTTCACTAGTAACAAAGGCTGATGTT GCATGCCAAACAGAGTCTTCAGCCACTGGAAAGCTTACTATCTTTCTCTCAATGACGAATTGTGATGAAGCATCTGCTCAAGTTACTCACACCGAGCAGACCAACCAG GTCACTCGGACGGATGGAAGTTGGCGAAGAAGGTGTGGTTTTCAAGGCTTTAACTCACTGCAAGGAAATGAAGAAACACTACAAGACGTGTGTGGTGTGACACTCCCAGTATACAGCCTGTTGTTGAACCTGCTACCTACCTCTTGGTACAAGAGCACAGATGTCACAC GTACAAGCATCGAAACTTGGACTGGGATGCAAGACCCGTGGTGGAACTGCATGGACATGACCAATAACTAA
- the LOC144128023 gene encoding uncharacterized protein LOC144128023 isoform X2 produces the protein MPTDVARVCSTHFVGNCISNMSGHPSYIPTIFPPVYKKKAPDRERTQRCQRRLIQAASSRLHSIKKRRLPQTTKVSVPTAPTLDDSVSADETEEEHGHQMDCSDKFEDDGMLTSDTDDLQSPTTGGLSLVTKADVACQTESSATGKLTIFLSMTNCDEASAQVTHTEQTNQVTRTDGSWRRRCGFQGFNSLQGNEETLQDVCGVTLPVYSLLLNLLPTSWYKSTDVTRGDDMVPAAASCIWQPHCQRCAFGMAKVRFSRLKWHILYFPQ, from the exons ATGCCTACAGACGTGGCACGAGTTTGCAGCACTCATTTTGTGGGCAACTGCATAAGTAATATGAGTGGCCATCCCTCGTACATTCCAACTATTTTTCCACCTGTGTACAAAAAGAAAGCACCCGACCGAGAAAGGACGCAAAG GTGTCAGCGGCGCTTGATTCAGGCAGCTTCATCTAGGCTACACAGTATAAAAAAGAGACGTTTACCACAAACCACCAAAGTGTCAGTGCCAACAGCACCTACACTCGACGATTCAGTCAGTGCAGACGAGACCGAAGAGGAACATGGACACCAAATGGACTGCAGTGACAAATTTGAAGACGATGGGATGCTAACAAGTGACACGGATGATCTGCAGTCTCCTACTACAGGAGGCCTTTCACTAGTAACAAAGGCTGATGTT GCATGCCAAACAGAGTCTTCAGCCACTGGAAAGCTTACTATCTTTCTCTCAATGACGAATTGTGATGAAGCATCTGCTCAAGTTACTCACACCGAGCAGACCAACCAG GTCACTCGGACGGATGGAAGTTGGCGAAGAAGGTGTGGTTTTCAAGGCTTTAACTCACTGCAAGGAAATGAAGAAACACTACAAGACGTGTGTGGTGTGACACTCCCAGTATACAGCCTGTTGTTGAACCTGCTACCTACCTCTTGGTACAAGAGCACAGATGTCACAC GAGGAGATGATATGGTTCCGGCTGCTGCCAGCTGCATATGGCAGCCACACTGTCAACGGTGTGCCTTTGGAATGGCAAAAGTAAGATTTTCCAGGCTAAAGTGGCATATTTTATATTTTCCACAGTAA
- the LOC144128020 gene encoding uncharacterized protein LOC144128020, whose protein sequence is MTLQPFLTHFQTDKPVMFFLAKDLENIVRKLLTKFLKSSVLCSSVGITGLLKIDFEDLNNHVPLEKIDVGHTTEQLLKNHKVSVKAAFAFRMQCKQFLLSVTKKILEKSPLRYPIVRGLSSLDPRQMSSKPDECAEGLKKVLDALISAERIHEHSKDTVLAQFIELLQERKHELQLFQRSSHTLDKFFYELLKVGSAYAELWRVVKLLLTLSHGQASVERGFSVNRQVSVENMKEVSHISQRIICDAVHIAGGIFNVPITKELRASVASARSQYRAFLETQKKQEREDAKQRKKHCIDEEIETLRRKKKKLEAAVAELTASADSYAEKAEVTSDLTCIMKSNSLRKTAKSKQQEILDIDVKIQEKQSEAT, encoded by the coding sequence ATGACCCTCCAGCCATTTCTGACACACTTTCAGACAGATAAGCCAGTTATGTTCTTTTTGGCAAAGGACCTTGAGAATATTGTCAGAAAACTGCTAACAAAGTTTCTCAAGTCTTCTGTTCTCTGTTCATCAGTGGGAATCACTGGCCTCCTGAAGATTGACTTTGAAGATTTAAACAACCATGTGCCACTCGAGAAGATAGATGTTGGTCACACAACCGAGCAGCTTCTTAAAAACCACAAAGTAAGTGTGAAAGCTGCATTTGCATTTCGCATGCAGTGCAAGCAGTTTCTTCTAAGTGTCACAAAAAAGATCCTGGAGAAGAGCCCCCTGCGATATCCCATTGTGAGAGGCCTCTCTTCACTAGACCCCAGGCAGATGTCATCGAAGCCGGATGAGTGTGCGGAAGGCTTAAAGAAAGTTCTGGATGCACTCATTTCAGCAGAGCGAATCCATGAGCATTCAAAGGATACGGTGCTTGCACAGTTCATTGAGCTGCTACAGGAGCGCAAACATGAGTTGCAGCTATTTCAAAGGAGCTCGCATACACTTGACAAGTTTTTCTATGAACTTTTAAAGGTTGGCTCAGCATATGCAGAGCTTTGGAGGGTTGTAAAACTGCTGCTTACACTTAGTCATGGCCAAGCAAGTGTAGAGAGAGGATTCAGTGTGAATCGCCAGGTTTCAGTAGAGAACATGAAAGAAGTATCTCACATTTCACAGCGGATTATCTGTGATGCTGTACACATAGCAGGTGGAATTTTCAATGTGCCCATCACAAAGGAATTGAGAGCATCTGTGGCTTCTGCGAGGAGCCAATACCGTGCCTTTTTGGAAACACAGAAAAAGCAGGAGCGTGAAGATGCGAAACAGCGGAAGAAACACTGCATTGATGAAGAGATTGAAACTctcagaaggaagaaaaagaaactagaagccGCAGTTGCAGAATTGACAGCATCAGCAGACTCATATGCAGAAAAAGCAGAGGTAACCAGTGACCTGACTTGCATCATGAAGTCAAACAGCCTAAGAAAGACTGCCAAGAGCAAGCAGCAGGAGATCTTGGACATCGATGTAAAAATTCAGGAGAAGCAAAGTGAGGCCACCTAA